The Linepithema humile isolate Giens D197 chromosome 2, Lhum_UNIL_v1.0, whole genome shotgun sequence genome has a segment encoding these proteins:
- the Tsen34 gene encoding tRNA-splicing endonuclease subunit Sen34: protein MTDPIYLISSKNNVFIWSANDWLRLRRDHRIIGELVGTLPKSIRQDVFPGLPLLLFPEEVTLLVEKKIACVVQCTNLEKPPTESLYKKFQEYTDTLLIEQEERLIEFRKQQVTSKMGIIVDGKKRKILGLHTNKKNMKKPLDRKTQEALDSIKIDTESLLEEELAKLPKLNKNEALVQTHTAHPWFIKDDVKIVDWKYPLIPVDQQLTIRYKVYKDLWERKYYITSGEKFGGDFLAYPGDPIMFHAYYIIQCKCKNEEMPIAALITQCRVSCNVRKTLVFATYCEEEDKVKYQSFQWTQSNTLENGLKND from the exons ATGACGGATCCTATATATCtcatttcttcaaaaaataatgtttttatatggAGCGCAAATG ATTGGTTGAGACTTCGACGAGATCACAGAATAATTGGCGAGTTAGTGGGTACACTTCCCAAGTCAATTCGACAGGATGTATTTCCAGGTCTTCCATTGTTACTATTTCCAGAAGAAGTAACTCTTTTAGTTGAGAAGAAAATTGCTTGTGTTGTACAGTGTACAAATCTAGAGAAACCACCAACTGAATCGTTGTATAAGAAATTTCAAGAATATACAGATACATTACTCATAGAGCAAGAAGAACGTTTGATAGAATTTAGAAAGCAACAG gTTACTTCTAAGATGGGTATAATTGTGGATGGAAAGAAGCGCAAGATTTTAGGTTTACATACAAACAAAAAGAATATGAAGAAACCATTGGACAGAAAGACACAGGAAGCCTTAGatagtattaaaattgatactGAAAGTTTGCTTGAAGAAGAACTAGCTAAATTgcctaaattaaataaaaacgaagCACTTGTTCAAACACATacag CACATCCATGGTTTATTAAAgatgatgtaaaaattgtgGACTGGAAATATCCACTTATTCCTGTTGATCAacaacttacaattagatacAAAGTTTACAAAGATCTCTGGGAAaggaaatattatatcacCAGTGGAGAAAAATTTGGTGGCGACTTTCTAGCGTATCCag GTGATCCTATAATGTTTCATGCATActatataatacaatgtaaatgcaaaaacgAAGAGATGCCTATTGCAGCACTTATAACTCAATGTAGAGTCAGTTGTAATGTCAGGAAGACATTGGTATTTGCTACATATTGTGAGGAGgaagataaagtaaaatatcaatcttttCAATGGACGCAAAGTAATACACTTGAAAATGgcttaaaaaatgattaa
- the LOC105677547 gene encoding protein O-glucosyltransferase 2-like isoform X2 produces MRARYFFLQLTDSHGRNLTKSPGENIVTGQIYGKSLNDAPCRVWTQIFDCKDGSFIMRYKIFSTCFNIKIKVKIKGKELPIPHSEIKGPIYEEECYCPNPSITNWLNHYQCQENYTQIHHDLTPFSNIDFDRIRESIIKKYDRPTSVSICHYVLKSNRIYRRCYGQYVGFKIFMDAILLSLARKVTLPDIELFVNLGDWPLVPNTGPLYPIFSWCGSEDTKDIVMPTYDLTESSLEAMGRVMLDTLSVQGNTGPTWFDKTEQLFWRGRDSRRERLDLIEISKKHPELFNVSITNFFFFRDEIDKYGPAQDHVSFFNFFKYKYQLNIDGTVAAYRFPYLLTGDSLVFKQESKYYEFFYKDLVPGLHYVPVKSDLSDLVDKIKWAKEHDEDGLKIVKSARQFARDNLLPRDILCYYTVLFHEWSKRLKSKIEVLNNMEEVPQPSHSCPCHLSNLNFRDEL; encoded by the exons ATGCGTGCAAGATATTTTTTCCTGCAACTCACTGATTCACATGGCAGAAA TTTGACAAAATCTCCTGGTGAAAATATAGTCACTGGACAAATATATGGAAAATCTTTAAATGATGCACCATGTCGAGTATGGACTCAAATTTTTGATTGTAAAGATGGAAGTTTCATCATgcgctataaaatttttagcacttgctttaacattaaaattaaagtaaagatCAAGGGAAAAGAACTACCAATTCCTCATTCAGAGATCAAAG gtCCTATTTATGAAGAAGAGTGTTACTGTCCAAATCCCTCAATCACCAACTGGTTAAATCACTATCAGTGCCAAGAAAATTATACTCAGATACATCATGATCTCACTCcgttttcaaatattgattttgataGAATACGTGAAAGCATCATCAAGAAATATGATCGACCAACCAGTGTCAGCATTTGTCATTACGTCTTGAAATCTAACAGA atttatagGCGATGTTATGGCCAGTATGttggttttaaaatatttatggatGCTATATTGTTGTCACTCGCACGCAAAGTGACGCTGCCAGATATTGAACTCTTTGTGAATTTGGGTGACTGGCCACTTGTTCCTAATACCGGCCCGCTTTATCCTATTTTTTCGTGGTGCGGATCCGAAGATACGAAGGACATTGTTATGCCTACATATGATCTCACAGAATCGTCCTTGGAAGCAATGGGAAG GGTAATGTTAGATACGCTCTCCGTACAAGGTAACACTGGACCAACGTGGTTCGACAAGACTGAGCAACTGTTTTGGCGTGGACGTGATTCTAGAAGAGAACGTCTCGATCTCATAGAGATCTCGAAAAAACACCCAGAGCTCTTCAACGTTTCTATTActaatttcttcttctttagggacgaaatagataaatatggACCTGCGCAAGATCACgtatcatttttcaatttttttaag tataaatatcAGTTGAATATTGATGGCACGGTAGCAGCATATCGATTCCCATATTTACTTACTGGAGATTCTTTGGTGTTTAAGCAAGAATCCAagtattatgaatttttctaTAAGGATCTCGTACCTGGATTACACTATGTGCCTGTGAAAAGTGATCTTTCGGATCTTGTCGATAAGATTAAATGGGCAAAGGAGCATGACGAGGATggattgaaaattgttaaatctGCCAGACAATTTGCAAGGGACAATTTATTACCACGTGATATATTATGCTACTATACAGTTTTATTTCAT gAATGGAGTAAACGCTTAAAGAGTAAAATTGAAGTACTAAATAACATGGAAGAAGTACCACAACCTAGTCATTCTTGTCCGTGTCATCTTAGCAATTTAAACTTCAGAGACGAATTGTAG
- the Mtl gene encoding ras-related C3 botulinum toxin substrate 1 isoform X2 gives MRYLTAVYRKFDNYSAPMVVDGIPVSLGLWDTAGQEDYDRLRPLSYPQTDVFLICFSVTSPSSFENVTSKWYPEIKHHCPDAPMILVGTKIDLRDDRETLTALAEQGLSAIKREQGQKLANKIRAVKYMECSALTQRGLKQVFDEAVRAVLRPEPQKRRQRRCIML, from the exons ATGAGATACCTAACTGCTGTGTACAGGAA GTTTGACAACTATTCAGCACCTATGGTTGTCGATGGGATTCCAGTTAGTCTGGGGTTATGGGACACAGCGGGACAGGAAGACTACGACAGACTTCGTCCTCTGTCCTATCCTCAGACAGACGTGTTTCTCATTTGCTTTTCGGTAACGAGCCCTTCATCGTTCGAAAATGTCACCAGTAAATGGTATCCAGAAATAAAACATCACTGCCCAGATGCACCAATGATACTCGTTGGAACTAAAATAGATTTACGAGATGATCGTGAAACACTTACTGCCTTAGCTGAACAAGGCCTTAGTGCTATTAAACGGGAACAGGGACAAAAATTGGCAAACAAG ATTCGTGCAGTGAAATACATGGAATGTTCTGCTCTCACACAACGTGGACTGAAGCAGGTATTCGACGAGGCGGTACGCGCCGTTTTAAGACCCGAGCCGCAGAAACGTCGACAAAGGAGGTGCATTATGTTATAA
- the mRpL27 gene encoding large ribosomal subunit protein bL27m: MAYLSQLFSLALQNARQTLVSNDINNLAKVCVRYASKKGGTSTRNKKGHPRPKHRGWKIQDGKYAQAGMILVTQRTLRFHPGLNVGFGKDGTLFALEAGKVLVTCEKIDPNWDHSWVKNAYGGRENQVIYKKYFNVLPDPQHNRFKLINII; encoded by the exons ATGGCttatttatcacaattgtTTTCTCTAGCGTTACAAAACGCCCGTCAAACTCTAGTatcaaatgatattaataatttgg caaaagtaTGTGTAAGATACGCTTCGAAGAAAGGTGGTACTAGTACCAGAAACAAAAAAGGTCATCCTAGACCAAAACACAGGGGATGGAAAATACAGGATGGAAAATATGCACAAGCAGGCATGATATTGGTCACACAGCGGACTCTTAGATTTCATCCAGGTCTTAAT GTTGGTTTTGGGAAAGATGGAACTTTATTCGCCTTAGAAGCTGGTAAAGTATTAGTAActtgtgaaaaaattgatcCTAATTGGGACCATTCCTGGGTTAAAAATGCTTATGGCGGCCGTGAAAATCaagttatatataagaaatactTTAATGTCCTTCCCGATCCTCAGCATAATcgatttaaattgattaacataatataa
- the LOC105677547 gene encoding protein O-glucosyltransferase 2-like isoform X1, which produces MQLITLLVLLICASASNIDVDPLKTIVWGPGLKPAEVTMRARYFFLQLTDSHGRNLTKSPGENIVTGQIYGKSLNDAPCRVWTQIFDCKDGSFIMRYKIFSTCFNIKIKVKIKGKELPIPHSEIKGPIYEEECYCPNPSITNWLNHYQCQENYTQIHHDLTPFSNIDFDRIRESIIKKYDRPTSVSICHYVLKSNRIYRRCYGQYVGFKIFMDAILLSLARKVTLPDIELFVNLGDWPLVPNTGPLYPIFSWCGSEDTKDIVMPTYDLTESSLEAMGRVMLDTLSVQGNTGPTWFDKTEQLFWRGRDSRRERLDLIEISKKHPELFNVSITNFFFFRDEIDKYGPAQDHVSFFNFFKYKYQLNIDGTVAAYRFPYLLTGDSLVFKQESKYYEFFYKDLVPGLHYVPVKSDLSDLVDKIKWAKEHDEDGLKIVKSARQFARDNLLPRDILCYYTVLFHEWSKRLKSKIEVLNNMEEVPQPSHSCPCHLSNLNFRDEL; this is translated from the exons atgcAACTGATAACATTATTAGTGTTACTTATTTGTGCGAGTGCAAGCAATATTGATGTAGATCCACTAAAAACGATTGTTTGGGGCCCAGGATTAAAACCAGCAGAAGTTACCATGCGTGCAAGATATTTTTTCCTGCAACTCACTGATTCACATGGCAGAAA TTTGACAAAATCTCCTGGTGAAAATATAGTCACTGGACAAATATATGGAAAATCTTTAAATGATGCACCATGTCGAGTATGGACTCAAATTTTTGATTGTAAAGATGGAAGTTTCATCATgcgctataaaatttttagcacttgctttaacattaaaattaaagtaaagatCAAGGGAAAAGAACTACCAATTCCTCATTCAGAGATCAAAG gtCCTATTTATGAAGAAGAGTGTTACTGTCCAAATCCCTCAATCACCAACTGGTTAAATCACTATCAGTGCCAAGAAAATTATACTCAGATACATCATGATCTCACTCcgttttcaaatattgattttgataGAATACGTGAAAGCATCATCAAGAAATATGATCGACCAACCAGTGTCAGCATTTGTCATTACGTCTTGAAATCTAACAGA atttatagGCGATGTTATGGCCAGTATGttggttttaaaatatttatggatGCTATATTGTTGTCACTCGCACGCAAAGTGACGCTGCCAGATATTGAACTCTTTGTGAATTTGGGTGACTGGCCACTTGTTCCTAATACCGGCCCGCTTTATCCTATTTTTTCGTGGTGCGGATCCGAAGATACGAAGGACATTGTTATGCCTACATATGATCTCACAGAATCGTCCTTGGAAGCAATGGGAAG GGTAATGTTAGATACGCTCTCCGTACAAGGTAACACTGGACCAACGTGGTTCGACAAGACTGAGCAACTGTTTTGGCGTGGACGTGATTCTAGAAGAGAACGTCTCGATCTCATAGAGATCTCGAAAAAACACCCAGAGCTCTTCAACGTTTCTATTActaatttcttcttctttagggacgaaatagataaatatggACCTGCGCAAGATCACgtatcatttttcaatttttttaag tataaatatcAGTTGAATATTGATGGCACGGTAGCAGCATATCGATTCCCATATTTACTTACTGGAGATTCTTTGGTGTTTAAGCAAGAATCCAagtattatgaatttttctaTAAGGATCTCGTACCTGGATTACACTATGTGCCTGTGAAAAGTGATCTTTCGGATCTTGTCGATAAGATTAAATGGGCAAAGGAGCATGACGAGGATggattgaaaattgttaaatctGCCAGACAATTTGCAAGGGACAATTTATTACCACGTGATATATTATGCTACTATACAGTTTTATTTCAT gAATGGAGTAAACGCTTAAAGAGTAAAATTGAAGTACTAAATAACATGGAAGAAGTACCACAACCTAGTCATTCTTGTCCGTGTCATCTTAGCAATTTAAACTTCAGAGACGAATTGTAG
- the Mtl gene encoding ras-related C3 botulinum toxin substrate 1 isoform X1, which yields MSSGRPIKCVVVGDGTVGKTCMLISYTTDSFPGEYVPTVFDNYSAPMVVDGIPVSLGLWDTAGQEDYDRLRPLSYPQTDVFLICFSVTSPSSFENVTSKWYPEIKHHCPDAPMILVGTKIDLRDDRETLTALAEQGLSAIKREQGQKLANKIRAVKYMECSALTQRGLKQVFDEAVRAVLRPEPQKRRQRRCIML from the exons ATGAGCTCAGGTAGACCAATAAAATGTGTAGTGGTAGGGGATGGAACAGTAGGAAAAACTTGCATGTTAATATCCTACACGACAGATAGTTTTCCAGGGGAGTATGTACCTACTGT GTTTGACAACTATTCAGCACCTATGGTTGTCGATGGGATTCCAGTTAGTCTGGGGTTATGGGACACAGCGGGACAGGAAGACTACGACAGACTTCGTCCTCTGTCCTATCCTCAGACAGACGTGTTTCTCATTTGCTTTTCGGTAACGAGCCCTTCATCGTTCGAAAATGTCACCAGTAAATGGTATCCAGAAATAAAACATCACTGCCCAGATGCACCAATGATACTCGTTGGAACTAAAATAGATTTACGAGATGATCGTGAAACACTTACTGCCTTAGCTGAACAAGGCCTTAGTGCTATTAAACGGGAACAGGGACAAAAATTGGCAAACAAG ATTCGTGCAGTGAAATACATGGAATGTTCTGCTCTCACACAACGTGGACTGAAGCAGGTATTCGACGAGGCGGTACGCGCCGTTTTAAGACCCGAGCCGCAGAAACGTCGACAAAGGAGGTGCATTATGTTATAA
- the Sec6 gene encoding exocyst complex component 3 produces the protein MTRNMEDLQKLEEEAMARGTKYVTNLLQRPGQLEKIDMYKRRISRKKASVETMLKTAMQSQLDGVRVGFEQLQSSLESIAAIKDDLDHINQQFSSVLKLSSRLQAVQEENMRHSQYVIAKENLKHIFTVPESVEKTKQWINEGKLLHAHQSLMDLESSRDELLYELHKLPNQSPADTIMLKAYFEDVEMLSQLMEKQIRLVLSRTLNTVRKEPTVIVTPLRIIEREEKADQFAIQRHKQSGFMAPGRPKKWKEMAMKVLEKSVANRIEGTQVDERADNKMWLVRYLELTRLLILEDLRVVKTLCKPCFPPSYDIVNTFVKMYHTSLSQHLKDIIVSGLEGNEYVSLLAWIMNTYTGSELMQHSELNIDTSDIGPLLSPEMINDLQEKYLRNMCQNYEDWMRKTLETEKLDWRSGILPESGTQELYYHTAAPVIIFQMIDQNLQVTKTISTDLTAQALVLCIEQVIKYGAMYRQAILEFKTRHFEDRSQVPYFTQHMITIVNNCLQFTELAQQMKQLYWVPNTTGDATIKFENLLVNYQQLRNEAATILLQESFLDLELHFQDLITPKWLSSPIPVETICVTLEDYFQDYNHLSPKNFEYVITEAQNLIAKRYISAMLQRKISLKTYDECLTCTSKIMTEADKLKNFFDRIAPKVGNFNSPFEIIKRLAEVLRCEDAEILSLDLHSLVEKYPDMTEDHLIRLLGLRGDISRAEARGKVSYIIEAQRNRKPMQSMSNSIFKQIVIQDSFLGWKP, from the coding sequence ATGACGAGAAATATGGaagatttgcaaaaattgGAGGAAGAAGCGATGGCTAGAGGCACGAAGTATGTCACGAACCTTTTGCAGCGGCCGGGTCAGCTGGAAAAGATCGACATGTACAAGCGTAGAATCAGTAGGAAAAAGGCATCTGTCGAGACTATGCTGAAAACTGCGATGCAAAGTCAACTGGACGGAGTCAGAGTCGGCTTCGAGCAACTGCAAAGTTCTCTGGAAAGTATTGCCGCTATCAAAGATGATTTGGATCATATTAACCAACAGTTCAGTTCTGTTCTAAAGCTCAGTTCTAGACTGCAAGCAGTGCAGGAGGAGAACATGCGTCACTCCCAGTATGTCATCGCGAAAGAGAACTTGAAGCACATATTCACCGTTCCCGAGAGTGTCGAGAAGACAAAGCAGTGGATAAACGAAGGTAAACTACTGCACGCGCATCAGAGCCTGATGGATCTTGAAAGTTCCAGAGACGAATTATTGTATGAGCTTCATAAACTGCCAAATCAATCACCAGCGGACACTATTATGCTGAAGGCTTATTTTGAAGATGTAGAAATGCTTTCTCAGCTTATGGAGAAACAGATAAGGCTAGTACTTAGTCGTACTTTAAATACAGTCAGGAAAGAACCTACTGTTATAGTGACACCTCTGAGAATCATAGAGAGGGAAGAAAAAGCAGATCAATTTGCTATTCAAAGACACAAGCAAAGTGGATTTATGGCACCAGGCAGACCTAAGAAGTGGAAAGAAATGGCAATGAAAGTATTAGAAAAGTCTGTAGCCAACAGGATTGAAGGGACTCAAGTTGACGAGAGAGCTGATAACAAAATGTGGCTAGTGAGATACTTGGAACTCACAAGACTCTTGATTCTTGAAGATTTGAGGGTAGTAAAGACTTTATGTAAGCCTTGTTTTCCACCTTCCTACGACATAGTGaatacttttgttaaaatgtatcaCACCAGCCTATCCCAACATTTAAAGGACATAATTGTCAGTGGATTGGAAGGAAACGAATATGTTTCTTTATTGGCGTGGATTATGAATACTTACACTGGATCAGAATTGATGCAGCATtctgaattaaatattgacaCATCCGACATTGGCCCATTACTCAGTCCTGAGATGATAAATGATCTGCAGGAGAAATATTTGCGGAATATGTGTCAAAATTATGAAGACTGGATGAGGAAGACATTGGAAACAGAGAAACTCGATTGGAGGAGTGGCATCTTGCCTGAAAGCGGCACTCAAGAACTTTACTATCACACTGCAGCACCAGTAATTATATTCCAGATGATTGACCAAAATCTTCAAGTTACAAAAACCATCAGTACTGATCTGACTGCTCAAGCATTGGTTCTCTGTATCGAGCAAGTAATTAAGTACGGAGCTATGTACAGACAAGCAATATTGGAATTCAAAACAAGGCATTTTGAGGACAGGAGTCAAGTACCTTACTTCACTCAACATATGATCACGATagttaataattgtttacagTTCACGGAGTTAGCACAGCAGATGAAACAACTTTACTGGGTGCCCAATACCACTGGAGATGCCACTATAAAATTTGAGAATCTCTTAGTGAATTATCAGCAATTGAGAAATGAAGCCGCGACCATTCTGTTACAAGAATCATTTTTGGATCTCGAATTGCACTTCCAAGACTTAATCACACCTAAGTGGCTGTCGTCGCCTATTCCGGTGGAAACCATCTGCGTCACCCTAGAAGATTATTTTCAGGATTACAATCATCTGAGTCCCAAGAACTTTGAATATGTCATTACTGAAGCGCAAAATCTAATCGCGAAACGCTACATATCCGCAATGTTACAGAGAAAGATATCATTGAAAACTTATGACGAGTGCTTGACATGTACATCAAAGATAATGACGGAAGCGGACAAATTGAAGAACTTTTTCGACAGAATTGCACCAAAGGTTGGAAATTTCAATTCACCATTTGAGATAATAAAACGTCTCGCCGAGGTACTGAGATGCGAAGACGCAGAGATTCTCTCCCTTGATCTACATTCCTTGGTCGAAAAGTATCCCGACATGACTGAGGATCATCTGATCAGACTTCTCGGCCTGAGGGGTGACATTTCAAGAGCGGAAGCTCGAGGCAAGGTCTCTTATATCATAGAAGCTCAGCGAAATCGAAAGCCTATGCAATCTATGTCAAATAGTATATTTAAGCAGATAGTTATACAGGACAGTTTTCTTGGTTGGAAGCCTTGA